The proteins below come from a single Scatophagus argus isolate fScaArg1 chromosome 15, fScaArg1.pri, whole genome shotgun sequence genomic window:
- the dglucy gene encoding D-glutamate cyclase, mitochondrial isoform X3: MVCFYLGCSFGFEGRLKNARVPVRNVEQGTNVSMYRTSVPCVPVGVFSCPLVVTMRPIPAGMLDSAVKVTHLNPLAHGAPVHIGDPALLGIQDLSTPDYGEQVELQPGDVPVFWACGVTAIEAILGSKPPLAFSHSPGCMFLTDIPDSAPSSPTPPPSDSVNPPTTDPDVELIPLCFLVSHNPLWYSLASQRAVAKIRQLERVIGEDPGQRGIKALFVQDELLRSCLALSHASSVAITTGLPTHYMHSPPDETDGPPGAIAMATMLLSLGKQVTWVTDRRALDMNRAIIDEAVRTGVLKTAIPLVTFEDNGPDSALHFLCHHGDPSKPRYDHLVAIERSGRAADGNYYNMRGINLKHLVDPIDDLFIAAKDIPGIITTGVGDGGNELGMGKLKEKVKALMPSGSLIACDVPADYAITAGVSNWGGYAVACGLYLLHTCPSHQRYLKKGLGLEHTTSQLQDWTANLPSVDKEESILSTLMSFGIRSGKTGHLAMEVDGLTFHPTHSDIITRLLQVTLGSITPLQTHDEQCF; this comes from the exons ATGGTGTGTTTCTATCTGGGCTGCAGCTTTGGCTTTGAGGGCAGACTGAAGAACGCCAGAGTGCCAGTCAGGAACGTTGAGCAGGGCACCAATGTCAGCATGTACAGG aCTTCAGTTCCCTGTGTTCCTGTCGGAGTGTTCagctgccctctagtggtcacTATGCGTCCTATCCCAGCTGGCATGTTGGATTCAGCAGTGAAGGTTACTCACCTCAACCCGCTAGCACATGGAGCTCCTGTACACATAGGAGATCCAg ctctcCTAGGCATACAGGACCTGTCCACACCAGACTATGGGGAGCAAGTAGAGCTGCAGCCCGGTGATGTCCCAGTGTTCTGGGCCTGTGGAGTGACTGCTATCGAAGCAATACTCGGCAGCA AGCCTCCCTTGGCATTCAGTCACTCACCAGGCTGTATGTTTCTGACGGACATCCCAGACTCCGCTCCGTCTtcccccacaccaccaccctCTGACAGTGTAAACCCTCCCACCACCGATCCCGATGTTGAACTGATCCCCCTGTGCTTTCTGGTATCCCACAATCCCTTGTGGTACAGTTTGGCATCTCAGAGGGCTGTGGCAAAAATCCGACAGCTGGAGAGGGTTATTGGAGAGGATCCAG GTCAACGAGGGATTAAAGCTTTGTTTGTTCAGGATGAACTTCTGCGCTCCTGTCTGGCACTCTCCCACGCATCCTCTGTTGCCATAACAACTGGTTTGCCCACACACTATATGCACAG TCCTCCAGATGAGACTGATGGCCCACCTGGAGCcattgccatggcaaccatGCTGCTGTCGCTAGGGAAACAGGTGACCTGGGTGACAGACAGGAGAGCCCTGGACATGAATCGGGCCATCATTGATGAAGCTGTGAGGACAG GTGTGCTGAAAACTGCAATCCCATTGGTCACCTTTGAAGACAATGGCCCAGACTCTGCACTACATTTTTTGTGTCACCATGGAGACCCCAGCAAGCCCAG ATACGACCACCTTGTGGCGATAGAGCGCAGTGGACGTGCTGCAGATGGAAATTACTACAACATGAGAGGAATAAACCTCAAACATCTGGTGGATCCTATTGACGACTTGTTTATTGCTGCCAAGGATATACCAGGAATTATTACTACAG gAGTTGGTGATGGAGGTAATGAGTTGGGGATGGGTAAACTGAAGGAAAAGGTGAAAGCCTTGATGCCCAGTGGGAGTCTCATAGCATGTGATGTTCCTGCTGACTACGCCATCACTGCTG GGGTGTCTAACTGGGGAGGATACGCTGTGGCCTGTGGGCTCTACCTGCTCCACACCTGCCCCTCCCACCAGCGATACCTAAAGAAAGGGCTGGGACTGGAACACACAACCTCCCAGCTCCAGGACTGGACTGCTAACCTGCCATCTGTGGACAAG GAGGAGTCTATCCTTTCCACTCTGATGAGTTTTGGGATAAGAAGTGGGAAGACGGGTCACCTGGCCATGGAAGTGGATGGCTTAACCTTTCATCCCACACActctgacatcatcaccagACTGCTACAGGTCACACTGGGCTCCATCACTCCACTCCAAACCCATGATGAGCAGTGTTTTTAA
- the dglucy gene encoding D-glutamate cyclase, mitochondrial isoform X1 — protein MEQPNILNSLGPAELRLLIRQEDPRIRATTGLANGYQQANVVILPNDLANDFEAFCRKNAAPLPLLYRSKSGETSCLPLAKHADIRTDISQYCVYEEGRLVKRVSSLQSYSTQPRISSGLQAVHHGPWSDMVCFYLGCSFGFEGRLKNARVPVRNVEQGTNVSMYRTSVPCVPVGVFSCPLVVTMRPIPAGMLDSAVKVTHLNPLAHGAPVHIGDPALLGIQDLSTPDYGEQVELQPGDVPVFWACGVTAIEAILGSKPPLAFSHSPGCMFLTDIPDSAPSSPTPPPSDSVNPPTTDPDVELIPLCFLVSHNPLWYSLASQRAVAKIRQLERVIGEDPGQRGIKALFVQDELLRSCLALSHASSVAITTGLPTHYMHSPPDETDGPPGAIAMATMLLSLGKQVTWVTDRRALDMNRAIIDEAVRTGVLKTAIPLVTFEDNGPDSALHFLCHHGDPSKPRYDHLVAIERSGRAADGNYYNMRGINLKHLVDPIDDLFIAAKDIPGIITTGVGDGGNELGMGKLKEKVKALMPSGSLIACDVPADYAITAGVSNWGGYAVACGLYLLHTCPSHQRYLKKGLGLEHTTSQLQDWTANLPSVDKEESILSTLMSFGIRSGKTGHLAMEVDGLTFHPTHSDIITRLLQVTLGSITPLQTHDEQCF, from the exons ATGGAGCAGCCGAACATCTTAAATTCTCTGGGTCCTGCTGAGTTGAGGCTGTTGATCAGGCAGGAAGATCCCAGAATAAGAGCCACGACTGGATTAGCTAATG GTTACCAGCAGGCTAATGTCGTCATCCTGCCCAATGACCTGGCCAATGACTTTGAAGCGTTCTGTCGCAAAAATGCCGCCCCCTTGCCACTCCTTTATCGTAGTAAATCTGGagagacttcctgtctgcctcttgCAAAACATGCTGACATAAG gACAGATATTTCTCAGTACTGTGTGTACGAAGAAGGTCGGCTGGTGAAGAGGGTCTCCAGCCTGCAGAGTTACAGCACTCAGCCAAG GATTTCATCAGGGCTGCAGGCTGTGCATCATGGCCCATGGTCAGACATGGTGTGTTTCTATCTGGGCTGCAGCTTTGGCTTTGAGGGCAGACTGAAGAACGCCAGAGTGCCAGTCAGGAACGTTGAGCAGGGCACCAATGTCAGCATGTACAGG aCTTCAGTTCCCTGTGTTCCTGTCGGAGTGTTCagctgccctctagtggtcacTATGCGTCCTATCCCAGCTGGCATGTTGGATTCAGCAGTGAAGGTTACTCACCTCAACCCGCTAGCACATGGAGCTCCTGTACACATAGGAGATCCAg ctctcCTAGGCATACAGGACCTGTCCACACCAGACTATGGGGAGCAAGTAGAGCTGCAGCCCGGTGATGTCCCAGTGTTCTGGGCCTGTGGAGTGACTGCTATCGAAGCAATACTCGGCAGCA AGCCTCCCTTGGCATTCAGTCACTCACCAGGCTGTATGTTTCTGACGGACATCCCAGACTCCGCTCCGTCTtcccccacaccaccaccctCTGACAGTGTAAACCCTCCCACCACCGATCCCGATGTTGAACTGATCCCCCTGTGCTTTCTGGTATCCCACAATCCCTTGTGGTACAGTTTGGCATCTCAGAGGGCTGTGGCAAAAATCCGACAGCTGGAGAGGGTTATTGGAGAGGATCCAG GTCAACGAGGGATTAAAGCTTTGTTTGTTCAGGATGAACTTCTGCGCTCCTGTCTGGCACTCTCCCACGCATCCTCTGTTGCCATAACAACTGGTTTGCCCACACACTATATGCACAG TCCTCCAGATGAGACTGATGGCCCACCTGGAGCcattgccatggcaaccatGCTGCTGTCGCTAGGGAAACAGGTGACCTGGGTGACAGACAGGAGAGCCCTGGACATGAATCGGGCCATCATTGATGAAGCTGTGAGGACAG GTGTGCTGAAAACTGCAATCCCATTGGTCACCTTTGAAGACAATGGCCCAGACTCTGCACTACATTTTTTGTGTCACCATGGAGACCCCAGCAAGCCCAG ATACGACCACCTTGTGGCGATAGAGCGCAGTGGACGTGCTGCAGATGGAAATTACTACAACATGAGAGGAATAAACCTCAAACATCTGGTGGATCCTATTGACGACTTGTTTATTGCTGCCAAGGATATACCAGGAATTATTACTACAG gAGTTGGTGATGGAGGTAATGAGTTGGGGATGGGTAAACTGAAGGAAAAGGTGAAAGCCTTGATGCCCAGTGGGAGTCTCATAGCATGTGATGTTCCTGCTGACTACGCCATCACTGCTG GGGTGTCTAACTGGGGAGGATACGCTGTGGCCTGTGGGCTCTACCTGCTCCACACCTGCCCCTCCCACCAGCGATACCTAAAGAAAGGGCTGGGACTGGAACACACAACCTCCCAGCTCCAGGACTGGACTGCTAACCTGCCATCTGTGGACAAG GAGGAGTCTATCCTTTCCACTCTGATGAGTTTTGGGATAAGAAGTGGGAAGACGGGTCACCTGGCCATGGAAGTGGATGGCTTAACCTTTCATCCCACACActctgacatcatcaccagACTGCTACAGGTCACACTGGGCTCCATCACTCCACTCCAAACCCATGATGAGCAGTGTTTTTAA
- the dglucy gene encoding D-glutamate cyclase, mitochondrial isoform X2 → MMTGVRTARLCLRYFRSISNSAINSGYQQANVVILPNDLANDFEAFCRKNAAPLPLLYRSKSGETSCLPLAKHADIRTDISQYCVYEEGRLVKRVSSLQSYSTQPRISSGLQAVHHGPWSDMVCFYLGCSFGFEGRLKNARVPVRNVEQGTNVSMYRTSVPCVPVGVFSCPLVVTMRPIPAGMLDSAVKVTHLNPLAHGAPVHIGDPALLGIQDLSTPDYGEQVELQPGDVPVFWACGVTAIEAILGSKPPLAFSHSPGCMFLTDIPDSAPSSPTPPPSDSVNPPTTDPDVELIPLCFLVSHNPLWYSLASQRAVAKIRQLERVIGEDPGQRGIKALFVQDELLRSCLALSHASSVAITTGLPTHYMHSPPDETDGPPGAIAMATMLLSLGKQVTWVTDRRALDMNRAIIDEAVRTGVLKTAIPLVTFEDNGPDSALHFLCHHGDPSKPRYDHLVAIERSGRAADGNYYNMRGINLKHLVDPIDDLFIAAKDIPGIITTGVGDGGNELGMGKLKEKVKALMPSGSLIACDVPADYAITAGVSNWGGYAVACGLYLLHTCPSHQRYLKKGLGLEHTTSQLQDWTANLPSVDKEESILSTLMSFGIRSGKTGHLAMEVDGLTFHPTHSDIITRLLQVTLGSITPLQTHDEQCF, encoded by the exons ATGATGACTGGTGTAAGAACTGCCAGACTTTGCCTCAGATACTTCAGGAGTATCTCTAATTCGGCCATCAACTCAG GTTACCAGCAGGCTAATGTCGTCATCCTGCCCAATGACCTGGCCAATGACTTTGAAGCGTTCTGTCGCAAAAATGCCGCCCCCTTGCCACTCCTTTATCGTAGTAAATCTGGagagacttcctgtctgcctcttgCAAAACATGCTGACATAAG gACAGATATTTCTCAGTACTGTGTGTACGAAGAAGGTCGGCTGGTGAAGAGGGTCTCCAGCCTGCAGAGTTACAGCACTCAGCCAAG GATTTCATCAGGGCTGCAGGCTGTGCATCATGGCCCATGGTCAGACATGGTGTGTTTCTATCTGGGCTGCAGCTTTGGCTTTGAGGGCAGACTGAAGAACGCCAGAGTGCCAGTCAGGAACGTTGAGCAGGGCACCAATGTCAGCATGTACAGG aCTTCAGTTCCCTGTGTTCCTGTCGGAGTGTTCagctgccctctagtggtcacTATGCGTCCTATCCCAGCTGGCATGTTGGATTCAGCAGTGAAGGTTACTCACCTCAACCCGCTAGCACATGGAGCTCCTGTACACATAGGAGATCCAg ctctcCTAGGCATACAGGACCTGTCCACACCAGACTATGGGGAGCAAGTAGAGCTGCAGCCCGGTGATGTCCCAGTGTTCTGGGCCTGTGGAGTGACTGCTATCGAAGCAATACTCGGCAGCA AGCCTCCCTTGGCATTCAGTCACTCACCAGGCTGTATGTTTCTGACGGACATCCCAGACTCCGCTCCGTCTtcccccacaccaccaccctCTGACAGTGTAAACCCTCCCACCACCGATCCCGATGTTGAACTGATCCCCCTGTGCTTTCTGGTATCCCACAATCCCTTGTGGTACAGTTTGGCATCTCAGAGGGCTGTGGCAAAAATCCGACAGCTGGAGAGGGTTATTGGAGAGGATCCAG GTCAACGAGGGATTAAAGCTTTGTTTGTTCAGGATGAACTTCTGCGCTCCTGTCTGGCACTCTCCCACGCATCCTCTGTTGCCATAACAACTGGTTTGCCCACACACTATATGCACAG TCCTCCAGATGAGACTGATGGCCCACCTGGAGCcattgccatggcaaccatGCTGCTGTCGCTAGGGAAACAGGTGACCTGGGTGACAGACAGGAGAGCCCTGGACATGAATCGGGCCATCATTGATGAAGCTGTGAGGACAG GTGTGCTGAAAACTGCAATCCCATTGGTCACCTTTGAAGACAATGGCCCAGACTCTGCACTACATTTTTTGTGTCACCATGGAGACCCCAGCAAGCCCAG ATACGACCACCTTGTGGCGATAGAGCGCAGTGGACGTGCTGCAGATGGAAATTACTACAACATGAGAGGAATAAACCTCAAACATCTGGTGGATCCTATTGACGACTTGTTTATTGCTGCCAAGGATATACCAGGAATTATTACTACAG gAGTTGGTGATGGAGGTAATGAGTTGGGGATGGGTAAACTGAAGGAAAAGGTGAAAGCCTTGATGCCCAGTGGGAGTCTCATAGCATGTGATGTTCCTGCTGACTACGCCATCACTGCTG GGGTGTCTAACTGGGGAGGATACGCTGTGGCCTGTGGGCTCTACCTGCTCCACACCTGCCCCTCCCACCAGCGATACCTAAAGAAAGGGCTGGGACTGGAACACACAACCTCCCAGCTCCAGGACTGGACTGCTAACCTGCCATCTGTGGACAAG GAGGAGTCTATCCTTTCCACTCTGATGAGTTTTGGGATAAGAAGTGGGAAGACGGGTCACCTGGCCATGGAAGTGGATGGCTTAACCTTTCATCCCACACActctgacatcatcaccagACTGCTACAGGTCACACTGGGCTCCATCACTCCACTCCAAACCCATGATGAGCAGTGTTTTTAA